The proteins below are encoded in one region of Mus caroli chromosome 10, CAROLI_EIJ_v1.1, whole genome shotgun sequence:
- the Ascl1 gene encoding achaete-scute homolog 1, with the protein MESSGKMESGAGQQPQPPQPFLPPAACFFATAAAAAAAAAAAAQSAQQQQPQAPPQQAPQLSPVADSQPSGGGHKSAAKQVKRQRSSSPELMRCKRRLNFSGFGYSLPQQQPAAVARRNERERNRVKLVNLGFATLREHVPNGAANKKMSKVETLRSAVEYIRALQQLLDEHDAVSAAFQAGVLSPTISPNYSNDLNSMAGSPVSSYSSDEGSYDPLSPEEQELLDFTNWF; encoded by the coding sequence ATGGAGAGCTCTGGCAAGATGGAGAGCGGAGCCGGCCAGCAGCCGCAGCCCCCGCAGCCCTTCCTGCCTCCCGCAGCCTGTTTCTTTGCGAccgcggcggcagcggcagcggcagcggccgCGGCAGCTCAGAGCGCGCAGCAGCAACAGCCGCAGGCGCCGCCGCAGCAGGCGCCGCAGCTGAGCCCGGTGGCCGACAGCCAGCCCTCAGGGGGCGGTCACAAGTCAGCGGCCAAGCAGGTCAAGCGCCAGCGCTCGTCCTCTCCGGAACTGATGCGCTGCAAACGCCGGCTCAACTTCAGCGGCTTCGGCTACAGCCTGCCACAGCAGCAGCCGGCCGCCGTGGCGCGCCGCAACGAGCGCGAGCGCAACCGGGTCAAGTTGGTCAACCTGGGCTTTGCCACCCTCCGGGAGCATGTCCCCAACGGCGCGGCCAACAAGAAGATGAGCAAGGTGGAGACGCTGCGCTCGGCGGTCGAGTACATTCGCGCTCTGCAGCAGCTGCTGGACGAGCACGACGCGGTGAGCGCTGCCTTTCAGGCGGGCGTCCTGTCGCCCACAATCTCCCCCAACTACTCCAATGACTTGAACTCTATGGCGGGTTCTCCGGTCTCGTCCTACTCCTCCGACGAGGGATCCTACGACCCTCTTAGCCCAGAGGAACAAGAGCTGCTGGACTTTACCAACTGGTTCTGA